A genomic region of Prosthecobacter algae contains the following coding sequences:
- a CDS encoding AsmA-like C-terminal region-containing protein: MKRMIRRMFKLGMASALLGGLLYAGTDSFSRKWREFIVGQMAERGLHLDFERLMLNPFGGLIAREVRVFTGPDRLHVLASVDRLNLDFDYGKLMEKKFVVDGLELSHASVSLPVDDPGGGQTVIALEDLSARAFLREGVLEVRQAEGTLSGIHLSITGMLTLPEKKADEPPKPKIDSLSVAHQMQVLNAHHRRIQRALDWLQRFKFDTVPQLRLEVNGALDRPQELAARLFFETTGMRYDSYLCQELVAEAEYNAGLIDLTRLYLKDPTGQVNASATWRMGTPEMRFQLTSSADLPGMAQAFLNSDNLREIVFYGTPHLALNGVWHVDGPLAQGKRPVQATGRLDCGRFSTRGAVFDGLEANIGVAPEGVYVRDLVLKHETGTLTAQALSHEVGGFRYRAVLQMDPNAFMPFAKMKQTRELISRFQCNPKSSIYFEVEGAGPKADLQECVNKGRGDLRNLRYRGVDVEQLEAEVEFQGPIMHFRNAKIRRPEGVGEVAHVHVNDAVGEKWVRLEGIRAGLDPVAVTSCFAPKVADQIAKYRLPNTTAVEMDGVIYYKEGSKSDFQVKFRHPTGTGRYSLWGDDFLIASPEGELIFKGLDMKFDIRGQLFGEALSAKGSVDVSPGTNDFDVVVKAGEFPYEIFGKKVPFEKLTADVSSTGGTTAFDIDSSLMGGTFSLKGKMDETKLPQPYSGELRVDGVSFQRFAQVYSKTNDTEGDITGHFRFAGRQNDWMALKGGGAAIIVNGNLYAIPILGPLTPILGSVLPGQIKGYNLAKEANCTFEIADGYVVTENFEALTSVFKIAMGGKIDFIRDAVDLTAQVRIRGLPGLVFLPFSELLEYRGTGSVSDTNWKSNLLSGSRKATDRAPPSAANMQAAERIAGEALPPSKKEEPKRPASMFSRPGGR, translated from the coding sequence ATGAAACGGATGATCCGACGCATGTTCAAGCTCGGCATGGCGAGTGCCCTGCTGGGGGGACTGTTGTATGCGGGCACGGATTCTTTTTCGCGAAAGTGGCGGGAGTTCATCGTGGGGCAGATGGCGGAGCGCGGACTGCACCTGGATTTCGAGCGTCTGATGCTGAATCCCTTTGGCGGCCTGATCGCGCGGGAAGTCCGGGTTTTCACCGGGCCGGATCGGCTTCATGTACTCGCCTCAGTGGACCGGCTGAATCTGGACTTCGATTACGGCAAGCTGATGGAGAAAAAGTTTGTGGTGGATGGTCTGGAACTCAGCCATGCCAGCGTCTCCCTGCCGGTGGATGATCCTGGCGGAGGCCAGACGGTGATCGCCCTGGAAGATTTGAGCGCACGTGCCTTTCTGCGTGAAGGCGTTCTCGAGGTGAGGCAGGCCGAGGGCACTCTGTCGGGCATCCATCTCAGCATCACGGGGATGCTGACGCTGCCGGAAAAGAAGGCGGACGAACCTCCAAAACCCAAGATAGACAGCCTCTCTGTGGCCCATCAGATGCAGGTGCTGAATGCCCACCACCGCCGCATCCAGCGCGCGCTGGACTGGTTGCAGCGGTTCAAATTTGACACCGTGCCGCAGCTTCGCCTGGAAGTGAACGGGGCGCTGGACCGGCCGCAGGAACTGGCCGCCCGGCTGTTTTTTGAAACAACTGGCATGCGTTACGATTCCTATCTGTGCCAGGAACTGGTGGCCGAGGCCGAGTACAATGCGGGCCTCATTGATCTCACCCGTCTCTACCTCAAAGATCCTACCGGGCAGGTGAATGCCAGTGCCACTTGGCGGATGGGCACGCCTGAGATGCGGTTTCAACTGACCTCCAGCGCGGATCTGCCTGGGATGGCGCAGGCTTTTTTAAACAGCGATAACCTGCGCGAAATCGTCTTTTACGGCACGCCCCACCTGGCTCTGAATGGAGTGTGGCATGTGGATGGGCCACTGGCTCAGGGAAAAAGGCCTGTGCAGGCCACGGGGCGGCTGGACTGTGGCCGCTTCAGCACACGCGGGGCGGTTTTTGACGGGCTGGAAGCCAACATTGGGGTTGCTCCAGAGGGCGTTTATGTGCGGGATCTAGTGCTGAAACATGAAACCGGCACTCTCACCGCCCAGGCTCTGTCGCATGAGGTGGGCGGCTTTCGTTATCGGGCGGTGCTACAGATGGATCCGAATGCCTTCATGCCCTTTGCGAAGATGAAGCAGACGCGGGAGCTCATCAGCCGCTTTCAGTGTAACCCGAAGTCGAGTATCTACTTTGAGGTCGAAGGGGCCGGGCCAAAGGCGGACCTGCAAGAGTGTGTTAACAAAGGGCGGGGAGATCTGCGCAACCTTCGCTACCGAGGTGTCGATGTTGAGCAACTGGAGGCGGAGGTGGAATTCCAGGGACCGATCATGCATTTCCGCAATGCCAAGATTCGGCGGCCAGAAGGTGTGGGCGAAGTGGCCCACGTGCATGTAAATGATGCGGTGGGCGAGAAGTGGGTGCGGCTGGAAGGCATCCGCGCAGGACTGGACCCGGTGGCTGTGACGAGCTGCTTTGCCCCCAAAGTGGCAGACCAGATTGCCAAGTATCGCCTGCCAAATACAACGGCGGTGGAGATGGACGGAGTGATCTACTACAAGGAGGGATCGAAGAGCGACTTTCAGGTGAAGTTCAGGCACCCCACCGGCACGGGCCGCTACTCCCTGTGGGGAGATGATTTTCTCATCGCTTCTCCTGAAGGGGAGCTGATTTTCAAGGGCCTGGACATGAAATTCGACATTCGCGGACAGCTGTTTGGCGAGGCCCTGTCTGCCAAAGGCAGCGTGGATGTGTCGCCCGGCACGAACGACTTCGATGTGGTGGTCAAGGCGGGCGAGTTCCCCTATGAGATCTTTGGCAAAAAGGTGCCTTTTGAAAAGCTGACGGCCGATGTCTCAAGCACGGGTGGCACCACGGCCTTTGACATTGATTCCTCCCTGATGGGCGGAACGTTTTCCCTGAAGGGTAAAATGGATGAAACCAAACTGCCGCAGCCCTACTCCGGGGAACTGCGGGTGGACGGGGTGAGCTTTCAGCGCTTTGCCCAGGTGTATTCCAAGACGAATGACACAGAGGGTGACATCACGGGGCATTTCCGTTTCGCCGGGCGGCAAAATGACTGGATGGCGCTGAAGGGCGGCGGTGCGGCCATCATCGTCAATGGCAACCTGTATGCCATTCCCATCCTGGGACCGCTGACCCCGATTCTGGGCAGTGTGCTGCCGGGGCAGATCAAGGGCTACAATCTGGCGAAGGAGGCCAACTGCACCTTTGAGATCGCCGATGGGTATGTGGTGACGGAGAATTTCGAAGCTCTGACCAGTGTGTTTAAAATCGCCATGGGCGGAAAGATTGATTTCATCCGCGATGCGGTGGATCTGACGGCGCAGGTGCGCATCCGTGGTCTCCCGGGGCTGGTATTTCTGCCCTTCAGTGAATTGCTGGAGTATCGGGGCACGGGTTCCGTCAGCGACACGAATTGGAAATCCAACCTGCTGAGCGGTAGCAGGAAGGCAACGGACCGTGCGCCACCGAGCGCCGCCAACATGCAGGCGGCGGAAAGGATCGCCGGGGAGGCGCTGCCTCCATCTAAAAAGGAGGAACCCAAAAGGCCTGCTTCCATGTTCAGCCGTCCGGGAGGAAGGTGA